A single window of Candidatus Rhabdochlamydia oedothoracis DNA harbors:
- a CDS encoding metal ABC transporter ATP-binding protein produces MTDIISIHQLFFSYNHQSILEDVNITVQPNEFIVVFGPNGGGKTTFFKLILGLLQPKKGWVKVLNKHPKHIRHLMGYVPQMQQVDRNFPICVLDVVMMGCLAELTCWGRFPKAMRKLGLQALEKVNLLHKAKAPFGSLSGGETQRALIARAIVDHPKILLLDEPTANVDSQAEQSIYQLLKELNADMTILMVSHDLQTIIDKASRLICVNRQATSLQAKEVCEHFALGLYHTPLTNPQHFSF; encoded by the coding sequence ATTCACCAATTGTTTTTTAGTTATAATCATCAAAGTATTCTTGAAGATGTCAATATAACTGTGCAACCGAATGAATTTATTGTCGTTTTTGGCCCTAATGGCGGCGGAAAAACCACTTTTTTTAAATTAATCTTAGGGCTTTTACAACCTAAAAAAGGTTGGGTGAAAGTTTTAAATAAGCACCCTAAACACATTAGGCATTTAATGGGATATGTCCCTCAAATGCAACAAGTAGATCGCAATTTTCCGATTTGTGTTTTAGATGTAGTGATGATGGGATGCCTTGCTGAATTGACTTGCTGGGGAAGATTTCCTAAGGCAATGCGTAAATTAGGTCTACAGGCCTTGGAAAAAGTGAACCTTTTGCATAAAGCAAAAGCTCCCTTTGGTTCTCTATCAGGTGGAGAAACACAAAGAGCTCTTATTGCAAGAGCAATTGTCGACCATCCTAAAATCCTACTACTCGATGAACCAACAGCTAATGTAGATTCTCAAGCGGAACAGTCTATTTACCAGCTGTTAAAAGAGTTAAATGCTGATATGACTATATTAATGGTATCTCATGATTTACAAACAATTATTGATAAAGCCAGTCGACTCATTTGCGTAAATCGCCAAGCAACCTCTCTTCAGGCTAAAGAAGTATGTGAGCATTTTGCTTTAGGTCTTTATCACACTCCTTTAACAAACCCTCAACACTTTTCTTTTTAA
- a CDS encoding metal ABC transporter permease: MFDNPFLLHTLLAGCGAALTGGIIGSYVVVKRIVSISGSIAHSVLGGMGLCLWLKIRFGLTFLTPFIGALTAGLISAFLMGWIHLKYKEREDTAIAAIWAIGMSIGVIFIAITPGYNTELIDFLFGNILWVSSSDIFLLFALNALILSIIARFYKPLLAICFDEEQATLKKLPVQTFYFLLLGLVAVSIVLLTQIVGAILVVTMLAIPAAIAAIFTRSLLQMMALATACGLTLTFTGILLAYQLNWPPGATISLVSSSCYAGALLFKKKP, from the coding sequence ATGTTTGATAATCCTTTTCTCTTACATACGTTATTAGCAGGTTGTGGGGCTGCGTTAACCGGCGGCATTATCGGTTCCTATGTAGTAGTTAAAAGAATTGTTTCTATTAGCGGTAGTATTGCCCACTCCGTACTTGGGGGAATGGGCCTTTGTCTATGGTTAAAAATCAGATTTGGGCTTACCTTTCTCACCCCATTCATTGGGGCATTAACAGCTGGATTGATTTCTGCATTTTTAATGGGCTGGATTCATTTAAAATACAAAGAAAGAGAAGACACAGCGATTGCTGCTATTTGGGCTATCGGAATGTCTATCGGAGTCATTTTCATTGCTATTACCCCGGGCTATAACACAGAGCTAATCGATTTTTTATTTGGAAACATTCTATGGGTTAGCAGCAGTGATATTTTTTTACTATTTGCTTTAAATGCGCTCATTTTATCTATAATTGCTAGATTTTATAAACCGCTTTTAGCCATTTGTTTTGATGAAGAACAAGCTACACTAAAAAAGCTTCCAGTACAAACCTTTTATTTTCTACTACTAGGTTTAGTAGCTGTCTCGATTGTGTTATTAACCCAAATAGTTGGGGCCATCTTGGTTGTAACTATGCTAGCGATACCCGCTGCCATTGCTGCTATTTTTACCCGCAGTTTATTGCAAATGATGGCTTTAGCAACAGCATGCGGTCTTACGCTCACATTTACCGGCATCCTGCTTGCTTATCAATTAAACTGGCCCCCAGGGGCCACTATCTCACTTGTTTCTTCTTCCTGCTATGCGGGCGCACTTTTATTCAAAAAGAAGCCTTGA
- the rplU gene encoding 50S ribosomal protein L21 produces the protein MYAIIETGGKQYRVEKNDTIDVELLDIEDNVVEFKNVLLISEAGNVKIGAPYLADTVVQAKLIKQDAKGPKVVAFKYKRRKPIRRKVGHRQRYTRLKITDIIG, from the coding sequence ATGTACGCGATTATCGAAACAGGCGGTAAGCAATACCGTGTTGAAAAAAATGACACCATTGATGTAGAACTGCTAGATATAGAGGACAATGTTGTAGAGTTTAAAAATGTTTTACTTATTAGTGAAGCAGGAAATGTTAAGATTGGAGCCCCTTATCTCGCTGATACTGTTGTACAAGCAAAGCTTATAAAACAAGATGCTAAAGGGCCAAAAGTGGTTGCATTCAAATACAAAAGACGCAAACCGATTCGTCGTAAAGTGGGCCATCGCCAACGCTATACCCGACTCAAGATTACAGATATTATTGGATAA
- the rpmA gene encoding 50S ribosomal protein L27 — MAHKKGQGSSRNGRDSHSQRLGIKAAGGQFVTAGSIIVRQRGTKWHPAKNVGRGRDDTIYALVDGVVSYRKTNRTYVSVQPAL, encoded by the coding sequence ATGGCACATAAGAAAGGTCAAGGATCTAGCCGAAATGGTCGCGATTCTCATTCGCAACGCCTTGGAATTAAAGCAGCTGGAGGACAGTTTGTCACCGCTGGTAGCATTATTGTGCGTCAAAGAGGCACAAAATGGCATCCAGCAAAAAATGTAGGACGTGGACGCGATGATACGATATACGCTTTAGTTGACGGTGTTGTTTCTTATCGCAAAACCAATCGCACATATGTTTCCGTTCAACCCGCTCTTTAA
- the obgE gene encoding GTPase ObgE, with product MFIDSVIVTLRAGKGGNGVVAWRREKFIPKGGPVGGNGGQGGSIILKTNENVLSLEGFRNRRLINAENGISGGRNLQRGRNGKHLILHIPCGTIVKNTKTQEVLVDFTDKNQEYVLCKGGKGGKGNACFKSPTNQAPNICTPGYEGEIHEVQLELKLIADIGFIGMPNAGKSTLLKQTTHCPVKIGAYPFTTLYPNLSYIQFEDFSRILIADIPGIIEGAHLDRGLGLSFLKHIERSSVLVYLIDISGIEERDPFKDFQILQNEIKTYRKELLDKPFLVVLNKIDCETAMQNLETFTQKYPYSKTTLFPISAMHREGIEALLKAMQQLVPRKF from the coding sequence ATGTTTATCGATTCAGTTATAGTTACGCTGCGCGCTGGAAAAGGCGGTAATGGCGTCGTTGCCTGGCGAAGAGAAAAGTTTATTCCCAAAGGAGGCCCTGTTGGTGGAAATGGAGGCCAAGGCGGCTCTATCATTCTAAAAACCAATGAGAACGTCCTCTCTTTAGAGGGATTTCGCAATCGCCGTTTAATCAATGCAGAAAATGGCATTTCAGGAGGAAGAAACCTTCAAAGAGGACGTAATGGCAAACACCTTATTTTACACATCCCCTGTGGCACTATTGTTAAAAATACTAAAACACAAGAAGTATTAGTCGACTTTACTGATAAAAACCAAGAGTATGTTTTATGCAAAGGAGGTAAAGGAGGCAAAGGAAATGCTTGTTTTAAATCTCCTACTAACCAAGCCCCCAACATATGTACTCCTGGCTATGAAGGTGAAATACATGAGGTTCAACTCGAGTTAAAATTAATCGCTGATATTGGCTTTATTGGCATGCCCAATGCAGGCAAATCCACTCTTTTAAAACAAACTACTCATTGCCCTGTTAAAATTGGAGCTTATCCTTTTACAACACTATACCCAAACCTAAGTTATATTCAGTTTGAAGATTTCTCCAGGATTTTAATTGCAGACATTCCGGGCATTATAGAAGGAGCCCACCTCGATCGTGGGTTGGGCTTATCTTTTCTCAAACATATTGAACGCTCTTCTGTTTTGGTCTATTTAATCGATATTTCTGGGATAGAAGAAAGAGATCCATTTAAAGATTTTCAAATTTTACAAAACGAGATAAAGACTTATCGAAAAGAATTATTAGACAAACCCTTTCTTGTTGTATTAAACAAAATAGACTGCGAAACAGCCATGCAAAATCTAGAGACATTTACACAAAAATACCCCTACTCAAAGACAACACTCTTTCCTATTTCTGCTATGCATAGAGAAGGCATTGAAGCTCTTCTTAAAGCTATGCAACAGCTTGTTCCCCGTAAGTTTTAG
- a CDS encoding IS30 family transposase translates to MIFNNQTQGETLPKGYHHLTYDQRCQIYILKARGDTSSSIANILKVHHSTISRELKRNKGQRGYRHQQAQEKAFLRKNSQPNKKMTPQIVTRIEEKIKLQWSPIQISGWLKRHGKEHVSHETIYNHIWKDKRQGGQLYRELRHRGKKYNKQRKGASGRGNMPGRIDIKQRPCIVEKKTRLGDWELDTVIGAGHKGVIVSMVERTSKLTKLAKVSHKTAEEVSQALIEQLKPIKDFVHTLTADNGKEFAYHQMVSFELETDFYFATPYHSWERGLNEHTNGLVRQYFPKTQSFLDTTSKDIERVETLLNNRPRKALNFETPLEVFRRLSTNMLCSGAQ, encoded by the coding sequence GTGATTTTTAACAATCAAACACAAGGAGAGACCTTGCCTAAAGGCTACCATCACCTAACCTATGACCAAAGATGTCAGATTTATATTTTAAAAGCTAGAGGAGATACATCTAGCTCAATAGCAAACATTCTAAAAGTTCATCATAGCACTATTAGTAGGGAACTTAAGAGAAATAAAGGGCAACGAGGATACCGTCATCAGCAAGCTCAAGAAAAAGCATTTCTTAGAAAAAATTCTCAGCCCAATAAAAAAATGACTCCTCAAATAGTTACCCGTATTGAAGAAAAAATCAAGTTGCAATGGAGCCCTATACAAATATCCGGATGGCTTAAAAGACATGGTAAAGAACATGTTAGTCATGAGACCATCTATAATCATATCTGGAAAGATAAACGACAGGGAGGACAGCTTTATAGAGAGCTCCGTCATCGAGGGAAAAAATATAACAAGCAGAGAAAGGGAGCTTCTGGAAGAGGGAACATGCCTGGTCGTATAGATATTAAGCAACGGCCTTGTATTGTAGAAAAAAAGACTCGTTTAGGAGACTGGGAACTAGATACAGTCATAGGGGCAGGACATAAAGGCGTAATTGTATCAATGGTAGAAAGAACTTCCAAGCTAACTAAGCTCGCCAAAGTTTCTCATAAAACTGCAGAGGAAGTAAGTCAAGCGTTAATTGAACAACTTAAACCTATCAAAGATTTTGTACACACATTAACAGCAGACAACGGAAAAGAATTTGCCTATCACCAAATGGTTAGTTTCGAGCTAGAGACAGACTTCTACTTTGCAACGCCCTACCATTCTTGGGAAAGAGGCTTAAATGAGCATACAAACGGACTAGTTAGGCAATATTTTCCTAAAACACAAAGCTTTTTAGATACGACTTCCAAGGATATAGAAAGGGTGGAAACTTTACTAAATAACAGACCTAGAAAGGCTCTCAACTTCGAAACTCCACTAGAAGTGTTTAGGAGATTATCTACAAACATGCTATGCTCGGGTGCACAATAG
- a CDS encoding IS110 family transposase, whose amino-acid sequence MLKITIEILSSPAYSFFNSSVHFKLEKTCVLNEQGKIVHEGSEKTDPDLLADYFSKRDFQEIVVGFESGCLSHYLVTGFRKRAIDPLCMDARKLSTILALKINKTDKNDARGIAEALRSGMYTRVHCKPQDSVEKSILLVSRRALIKQQTQLKNTVRGLLKSYGIRLGSVGSKRFSSVVVKQIEKQEKSIVLSITSLLNTFDKVVEEVEKLDKEMLKLVSQDKEVQRLMTIPGVGPVTALTYKTEIFDPTRFNDSKSVGAYLGMTPKQYASGEVQRQGRISKCGSSELRSLLVEAGIVMLTRSKKWSKLKAWGLKIMRKKGMKKAALAVGRKLSVIMHKMLIEQKEFIYGEPKAA is encoded by the coding sequence TTGTTAAAAATCACAATAGAGATTCTTTCATCGCCTGCCTATTCTTTTTTTAATTCTTCTGTGCACTTCAAACTTGAAAAGACTTGTGTATTAAATGAACAAGGTAAGATTGTCCATGAAGGTTCAGAAAAAACAGATCCTGATTTACTAGCAGATTATTTTTCCAAAAGAGATTTTCAAGAAATCGTTGTTGGCTTTGAAAGTGGATGTTTATCTCATTACCTAGTCACAGGATTTAGAAAAAGAGCTATAGATCCCCTATGTATGGATGCAAGGAAGCTGAGTACGATTCTTGCTTTGAAAATAAATAAGACAGACAAAAATGATGCACGAGGAATCGCAGAAGCTCTTCGATCAGGTATGTATACACGAGTACACTGTAAGCCCCAAGATTCAGTAGAAAAAAGTATTTTGTTAGTTTCCAGAAGAGCGCTAATTAAACAGCAAACGCAGTTAAAAAATACTGTAAGGGGCTTGCTTAAAAGTTACGGAATACGATTGGGATCTGTGGGATCCAAAAGATTTTCGTCTGTGGTTGTAAAGCAGATAGAAAAACAGGAAAAAAGTATTGTTCTGAGCATAACCTCTCTATTAAATACCTTTGATAAGGTAGTTGAGGAAGTAGAAAAACTGGATAAAGAAATGCTTAAGCTGGTCAGTCAAGATAAAGAAGTACAACGGCTTATGACAATCCCTGGCGTAGGACCTGTAACAGCATTAACCTATAAAACAGAAATTTTTGATCCCACTCGTTTTAACGATTCTAAATCAGTAGGAGCCTATCTTGGTATGACGCCTAAACAGTATGCCTCCGGAGAGGTGCAAAGACAGGGAAGAATTTCAAAATGTGGATCCAGTGAACTTAGATCTCTATTAGTTGAAGCCGGAATAGTAATGCTGACACGAAGTAAGAAATGGAGCAAGCTAAAAGCTTGGGGATTAAAAATCATGAGAAAAAAAGGAATGAAGAAAGCCGCCTTAGCAGTAGGTAGAAAGTTATCCGTAATTATGCATAAGATGCTGATTGAACAAAAAGAATTTATTTACGGTGAGCCAAAGGCAGCTTAA
- a CDS encoding tail-specific protease Tsp → MKIFKNFLISLLGLVLVSGNTGTFKKPSIAVFSIRNNMEEMLRYHVEHKEFNELLAKRSLRIYIEQFDNNKNYLLFDEIDAYLNPSHELLTQMVEQYKQGYFTVFQELNNIIKNAIKRERAYRVLIQKELIKTGEEFTNHKAHSDYPRSKDELQARIKSHLQKIIAFERKQNPNRKFDGAYIQKVFALWEKRLSRLENAYLDVDAQGKKLTKNVLEEQMSMHVLKAMAKSLDAHTCYFSPKEAIEMRTCLEKQFEGIGVVLTESVEGVVISDLVKGGPAYRTGKIMPGDVLISIDGKSTSQLSYEQVLDSLQNGSKRKIELELKRIQDKQETSYFVALQKEKIIMEQDRLKYAFEPFGDGIIGKLTLPSFYESKDSSSCEADIRSALRELKKQGKLHGLVLDLRDNSGGFLTQAVKVAGLFISNGVIVVSKYAQEEIQYLRELDGRNYYDGPLVILTSKLSASAAEIVAQALQDYGVALVIGDERTYGKGTIQFQTVTREKAPSFFKVTVGRYYTVSGASTQIEGVKANIVVPTRYFIYDVGERFLQYPLKCDRIPSVYADPLVDINPQQINWFQKHYLPNLQKKVSIWNQMESLLTINSSQRLSRDKNFSLFLDIKKQEKEGKQNALTANRNWGIEDLQMSEALNILKDMALLESSAQNFNKR, encoded by the coding sequence ATGAAGATATTTAAAAATTTTTTAATAAGTTTACTCGGTCTGGTTTTAGTATCCGGTAATACGGGGACTTTTAAAAAACCAAGTATAGCAGTTTTTTCTATCCGTAATAACATGGAAGAGATGCTGCGTTACCATGTAGAGCATAAAGAATTTAATGAGTTGCTTGCTAAACGTAGTTTAAGAATTTATATCGAGCAGTTTGATAACAATAAAAATTATTTACTTTTTGATGAAATTGATGCTTATCTTAACCCATCCCACGAATTGTTAACTCAAATGGTAGAGCAATATAAACAAGGTTATTTCACAGTTTTTCAAGAATTAAACAACATAATTAAAAATGCTATTAAAAGAGAACGTGCTTATCGAGTATTGATACAAAAAGAGCTTATAAAAACAGGCGAAGAATTCACAAATCACAAAGCTCATTCCGATTATCCTCGTAGTAAAGATGAACTGCAAGCAAGGATTAAAAGCCATTTACAAAAAATCATTGCATTTGAGAGGAAACAAAACCCAAATAGAAAATTTGATGGTGCTTATATTCAAAAGGTATTTGCTCTGTGGGAAAAGCGTTTATCTCGTTTAGAGAATGCTTATCTGGATGTAGACGCTCAGGGTAAAAAGCTGACTAAAAATGTTTTAGAAGAACAGATGTCTATGCATGTTCTTAAAGCTATGGCAAAGAGTTTAGATGCACATACCTGCTATTTTAGTCCTAAAGAAGCTATAGAAATGCGCACTTGTCTAGAAAAACAATTCGAAGGAATTGGTGTAGTATTAACCGAATCTGTTGAAGGGGTTGTCATTAGCGATTTAGTTAAAGGAGGGCCTGCTTATCGCACAGGAAAAATTATGCCGGGAGATGTGCTTATATCCATTGATGGGAAATCTACTTCTCAGCTCTCTTATGAACAGGTCTTAGACAGCCTACAAAATGGGAGCAAACGCAAGATTGAATTAGAGTTAAAAAGAATACAAGATAAGCAAGAGACGAGTTATTTTGTAGCGCTACAAAAAGAAAAAATCATTATGGAGCAAGATCGTTTGAAATATGCTTTTGAGCCATTTGGGGATGGAATTATTGGAAAGCTTACCCTTCCTTCTTTTTATGAAAGTAAAGACAGCTCAAGTTGTGAAGCAGATATTCGATCTGCTTTAAGAGAGTTAAAAAAACAAGGTAAGCTGCATGGTTTGGTGTTAGATTTAAGGGATAATTCTGGTGGGTTTTTAACGCAAGCAGTTAAAGTTGCAGGTCTTTTCATTTCTAATGGGGTGATCGTTGTTTCTAAATATGCCCAAGAAGAAATACAATATTTGCGGGAATTAGATGGAAGGAATTATTACGATGGTCCCTTGGTTATTTTGACCTCAAAACTTTCAGCTTCTGCTGCTGAAATTGTCGCACAAGCATTGCAAGACTATGGTGTTGCCTTAGTAATAGGGGATGAGAGAACTTATGGAAAAGGTACGATTCAATTTCAAACTGTGACAAGGGAAAAGGCGCCTTCTTTTTTTAAAGTAACCGTCGGTAGATATTACACTGTTTCAGGAGCTTCTACGCAAATCGAAGGAGTAAAAGCTAACATTGTAGTTCCTACCCGGTATTTTATCTATGATGTAGGAGAGCGATTTTTGCAATACCCTCTAAAATGCGATCGAATTCCATCGGTGTATGCAGATCCTTTAGTAGATATAAATCCTCAACAGATTAATTGGTTTCAAAAACATTATTTGCCAAATCTGCAGAAAAAGGTTTCTATCTGGAATCAAATGGAATCGCTTTTAACAATAAATAGTAGTCAAAGGCTTAGTCGTGATAAAAATTTTTCTCTATTTTTAGATATTAAAAAACAAGAAAAAGAAGGAAAACAAAATGCTTTAACAGCAAATCGCAATTGGGGAATAGAAGATCTGCAAATGTCTGAGGCATTAAATATTTTAAAGGATATGGCGTTATTAGAAAGCAGTGCTCAAAACTTTAATAAAAGATAA
- the rpsL gene encoding 30S ribosomal protein S12, whose protein sequence is MPTINQLVRFGRKSKRKREKSPALQNCPQKRGVCVQVKTKTPKKPNSALRKVAWIRLSNGKEIIAYIGGEGHNLQEHSIVLVRGGKVKDLPGVRYHIVRGALDCAAVKDRKQSRSKYGAKRPK, encoded by the coding sequence ATGCCAACAATTAATCAATTAGTGCGTTTTGGACGCAAGTCAAAAAGAAAAAGAGAGAAGTCGCCTGCTCTACAAAATTGCCCGCAAAAGCGCGGTGTTTGTGTTCAGGTAAAGACAAAAACTCCAAAAAAGCCAAATTCTGCTTTAAGAAAGGTTGCATGGATACGCCTATCTAATGGAAAAGAAATCATTGCTTATATCGGAGGAGAAGGCCATAACCTGCAAGAGCATAGCATCGTACTGGTCCGCGGCGGAAAAGTAAAAGACCTCCCCGGTGTACGTTACCATATTGTAAGAGGAGCTCTTGATTGTGCTGCGGTAAAAGATCGAAAGCAATCCAGATCTAAATATGGCGCAAAGCGCCCTAAGTAA
- the rpsG gene encoding 30S ribosomal protein S7: MSRRHRATKRQPEPDPHYKSEVVAKLINKTMISGKKSTARRIVYNAIEAFAKKIKSTDTLNDFLQALENAKPSLEVKSRRIGGATYQVPIEIPADRRTSMAMTWIINYSRAKAGRSMEEALCAELVDCYNNQGATIKKKDDTHRMAESNRAFAHYKW, translated from the coding sequence ATGTCAAGAAGACATCGTGCTACTAAAAGACAACCTGAGCCAGACCCACATTATAAAAGCGAAGTTGTGGCTAAATTGATTAATAAGACTATGATTAGCGGTAAAAAATCTACTGCTCGCCGTATTGTATATAATGCTATTGAAGCTTTTGCAAAGAAAATTAAATCTACCGACACTTTAAATGATTTTTTACAAGCTCTAGAGAATGCAAAACCTTCTTTAGAAGTAAAATCTCGCCGCATTGGTGGAGCTACTTATCAAGTTCCTATTGAAATCCCTGCCGATCGTCGAACTTCAATGGCCATGACTTGGATTATCAACTATTCTCGTGCTAAAGCCGGAAGGTCAATGGAAGAAGCTCTTTGTGCCGAACTTGTGGATTGTTACAACAATCAAGGTGCCACTATTAAGAAAAAAGATGATACACACCGCATGGCAGAATCAAATCGTGCATTTGCCCACTATAAATGGTAA
- the fusA gene encoding elongation factor G: MSQRPEKDKLERVRNVGIMAHIDAGKTTTTERILYYSGRSHRIGEVHEGAATMDFMEQERERGITITSASTTVYWPDKDGEDCKINIIDTPGHVDFTVEVERSLRVLDGAVAVFDAVAGVQPQSETVWRQAERYQVPRIAFINKMDRVGADFFMAVDSMKDKLGANAIPVQCPIGAEGNFKGMVDLIKMKAYLFLDETLGAKYEIAEIPKDLLSKCQEMRQQLLEELATVDENEEFMTKVLENPDILTENEIHIAIRKAVCQNRLNPVLCGTAFKNKGVQPLLDAIVNWMPSPIDRGLIKGINAVTDEQMTLEPKDDGPLAALAFKIATDPYVGRLTFVRIYSGVLSKGSTLMNTTKGKKERISRLLEMHANQRKDRDDFFTGDIAACIGLKYTSTGDTLCSENSPLLLEKMEFPEPVISMAIEPKSKENRERLSVALGALSEEDPTFRVFTNEETGQTIIAGMGELHLEILRDRMCREFSVEANVGKPEVAYKETITKPCKTETKYVKQSGGRGQYAHVVLEVEPNEQGKGNEVVSKIVGGVIPKEYIPAVIKGVNEGLTTGVLAGYGLVDVRVSIVYGSYHEVDSSEMAFKICGSMAVKEAARKGSPILLEPIMKVAVSTPEQFMGDVIGDINRRRGKILNQITQKGIILIESEVPLSEMFGYSTQLRSISSGRANYVMEPSHFERVPQKIQDTIVKK, encoded by the coding sequence ATGAGTCAACGACCGGAAAAAGATAAGTTAGAAAGGGTACGCAATGTTGGTATCATGGCGCATATTGATGCTGGTAAAACGACTACAACTGAACGTATCCTCTACTATTCTGGACGCTCTCACCGCATTGGTGAAGTACATGAAGGTGCTGCAACTATGGATTTCATGGAACAAGAACGCGAAAGAGGCATTACCATTACTTCGGCATCTACCACTGTATATTGGCCGGATAAAGATGGGGAAGATTGTAAAATCAATATTATAGACACCCCAGGGCACGTCGATTTTACAGTAGAAGTAGAGCGTTCACTTAGAGTTCTAGATGGCGCTGTTGCGGTATTCGACGCAGTAGCGGGAGTACAACCTCAATCAGAGACCGTTTGGCGTCAAGCAGAGCGTTATCAAGTTCCGCGTATTGCATTTATTAATAAAATGGATCGCGTGGGAGCTGACTTCTTCATGGCTGTTGATTCTATGAAAGATAAACTAGGTGCTAATGCTATCCCTGTTCAATGCCCCATTGGGGCAGAAGGTAATTTTAAAGGGATGGTTGATTTAATCAAAATGAAAGCATATCTCTTTTTAGATGAGACTTTAGGTGCTAAATATGAAATAGCAGAGATCCCAAAGGATCTACTCTCTAAATGTCAAGAGATGCGTCAACAATTGCTCGAAGAACTAGCAACTGTTGATGAAAATGAAGAATTTATGACAAAGGTGTTAGAAAACCCAGACATCCTAACAGAAAATGAAATTCATATAGCTATTCGTAAGGCGGTTTGTCAAAATCGATTAAATCCAGTTTTGTGTGGAACAGCATTTAAAAATAAAGGGGTACAACCTTTACTGGATGCAATTGTTAACTGGATGCCCTCTCCCATTGATCGAGGGTTAATTAAAGGAATTAATGCTGTCACAGATGAACAAATGACTTTAGAGCCCAAAGACGATGGGCCCCTAGCTGCTTTAGCATTTAAAATTGCAACTGATCCTTATGTAGGGAGATTGACTTTTGTACGCATTTATTCAGGCGTTCTTTCTAAAGGAAGTACTTTAATGAATACAACAAAAGGCAAAAAAGAAAGAATCTCACGTCTATTAGAAATGCACGCGAATCAACGCAAAGATCGTGACGATTTCTTTACAGGAGATATCGCAGCTTGTATTGGCCTAAAATATACTAGTACAGGGGATACCTTGTGTAGCGAAAACTCCCCTCTTTTATTGGAAAAAATGGAGTTTCCAGAACCTGTAATCTCTATGGCAATTGAGCCAAAATCAAAAGAGAATAGAGAAAGACTCTCCGTGGCTTTAGGAGCGCTCTCTGAAGAAGATCCTACGTTTCGCGTATTTACCAATGAAGAAACAGGTCAAACAATTATTGCAGGAATGGGAGAATTACACCTAGAAATTCTTCGAGATCGCATGTGCCGCGAATTTTCTGTGGAAGCAAATGTGGGTAAGCCAGAAGTTGCCTATAAAGAAACTATTACAAAACCTTGTAAAACAGAAACAAAATACGTTAAACAATCTGGTGGACGTGGTCAATACGCACACGTTGTCTTGGAAGTCGAACCTAATGAACAAGGTAAAGGCAATGAAGTCGTTAGCAAAATCGTCGGTGGCGTTATTCCTAAAGAATACATTCCAGCGGTTATTAAAGGGGTTAACGAAGGACTTACAACAGGTGTCTTAGCGGGTTATGGCCTTGTCGATGTAAGAGTTTCCATTGTTTATGGCTCTTATCATGAAGTTGACTCAAGTGAAATGGCTTTTAAAATCTGTGGATCAATGGCTGTTAAGGAAGCTGCGCGCAAGGGTTCCCCTATTTTACTCGAACCAATAATGAAGGTCGCGGTATCTACCCCAGAACAGTTTATGGGAGATGTTATAGGTGATATTAATCGTCGCCGTGGTAAAATCCTCAATCAAATTACGCAAAAAGGGATAATTCTCATTGAATCAGAGGTCCCTTTAAGTGAAATGTTTGGATATTCTACACAGCTTCGTTCTATTAGTTCAGGACGTGCCAATTATGTAATGGAGCCTTCTCATTTCGAGCGCGTTCCTCAAAAAATTCAAGATACAATTGTGAAAAAATAA
- the rpsJ gene encoding 30S ribosomal protein S10, translating into MAKKEKKKIRICLKGYDQRVLDRAVIDIVETAKRTGARVAGPIPLPTKKQGYTVLRSPHGDRKSHEQFEIRTCSRMLEILDPTLDTLDKLKVLPVAAGVHITVKQLSSTGKPAKAA; encoded by the coding sequence ATGGCTAAAAAAGAAAAGAAGAAAATACGCATTTGCCTTAAAGGCTATGACCAACGCGTTTTAGACCGTGCTGTAATTGACATTGTCGAGACAGCAAAACGCACCGGAGCTAGGGTAGCAGGCCCCATTCCTCTACCTACTAAAAAGCAAGGGTATACTGTATTAAGATCTCCTCATGGCGATCGTAAATCTCACGAGCAGTTTGAAATACGCACCTGTAGCCGTATGTTAGAAATCCTGGATCCAACATTAGATACACTTGACAAACTAAAAGTGCTTCCTGTTGCAGCTGGGGTACATATTACAGTTAAACAATTATCTTCTACAGGCAAACCGGCCAAAGCTGCTTAA